A segment of the Triticum urartu cultivar G1812 chromosome 1, Tu2.1, whole genome shotgun sequence genome:
CTATTTGCAACGAATGGCATCAACATGTGGTGTTTTGTGCAACAAAACGGTAAAGTAAGTATTATGTGCAAAATTGACACCAACTTTGATGGTTTGTGCAATTTCCTCGTTTTCCCGAAATACACGGTGCGGTCAAAACGTGGGCGCGCACGTGTTTTGCTAGACTTGATTAGGCCCAACTGTCATTTGGTTTTTGCTAGGCTTGATTGGGCCCAACTAAGTGCATACGACTAAAAATAGTAGTATACTATCTAGGCCCGACCCGTTTCCTGGCAGCCCATTTCTGGCCTTGAAAAATTTCCGCTTTGGATGCTGCTGCATTCGGCACGATCCATGGGCCCCCATCATCCAAGCCAGAAGACAAGACAGACCCCCGGTAAACACGGTGCCCCCGAGCGACAGAAAAATTACAGGAACGCGTATAGCAGCGTGCTTTGCTCAAAACAATAACAACAAGAAGAAGCATATACTACACCGCCCGTACATCGAACGGTGAGTAGATCTGCTTTTCATTTGCCATGATTCCACGGCACGCCTCTCTGTACTGCACAACGTAGTTTCTCTATTCCGACCGTCTCGAAATCTACACGGGAAGCACAAGGTCGGAGTTTAGGCATTGGTCCGAGTGAGCGGCTAACTGGCTTAAATATAAGTgtttttagatatttcaatacGGATCATATACGGAGCAAAATAAGTGAACTTATACTTTAAAATATGCCTAtgtacatccgtatgtagttaaTATCAAGGGTGTAAGTGGGTGTTTCGttatactctaaaatatgtcttatactctaaaatatgcctATATACTTAGTGTAAGTGGGTGTTTGGTTAGGGACGAATACAAACCGGGCTCCGAATCAGGCAGGATATACTAGCAATACTAGTACACTGTATAAACTAGGTCACAACGTCTATGTGGTTCTTACTTTTTACTAGTACAGTACAGTATACCGTTGTTTCGCTCTTATACTACACTATACCAAGGATAGGAGAGAGGAGGAAGAGGTTAGCGCTCAAATCACATGATGAACCTGCAAAGCCATAGTGGAAACTGCCAAACCCACAGAGCCCGAGCCTGCCACCGACATTGTACGTAAACATATGCATGGCACTAGATTCCAAGAACCCGGCCTCTGGCCCCTTCTCTCAATCATGTGGCGTTGTCTGTCGGGTGGGGCCTCGGCTTTCAGAGGTGCGCTGGGCCCCACCGTCAGGGTCTGGGCCTCATAGCAGCACCCGACTTTCCGATTATAAGTTGGGCGTAAGCACGCGGGCGTAGGAGATGAACGGCGTGCATGACACGTCCCTCTCACGAGAGCGCGCTGTTCAAACGGTGGATCTCATCATTTACATTAGCGGCGGCCGGCATGCAGCTTTATATTATCACGGAATCGGTCTAAAAATAATCCATCGACCTGCAGCCGTCAGTGTTAACCGGCCCGTAACACGTCGCGTTCACATCACAGCCAGAAGTAGAACCACTGTTTTACTACGCCGGGCAAGGCAGGAATCTCACGGAGGAGTGAGTTCAGATTGACAGATCACTGTGAAATgcttaggcctcctttggtttagagAAATTTCATACGAATTCTAAAAAATAAAATTTttatagaatttttttctttagagctctttggttcataggaatggattcctattcttACATAGGATTGGTttctatcctccacatttcataggaaaataaaaaagagcctagactcaatgaaaaaattcctttgatgtcaaccaaatgatatcttgtttcctattcctactcatagaatttgagatacatgccatctcatttcctacaagatttctattcctatgataatcctatccattgaaccaaaagaggcctaaAGTGAGCGATACACAGGGATCTTCCTCCCGTGGGCGTGGGCCCTACCTGCATGTCGTACTCCGGCGTACACAACCGTAGCAGTGGCCGGCCGGCCCGGTGCCCCCACCGGCCCCATCCAACGATCTTTTCATCCCCGGCTCACCGGCGCAATTACTCGCGCACTACCACCGGCATCTGCTAATCACGCCTCCCCGTGCCGCGCTAAAAAGGCTTTATCCCATAGGCGCTACCGGACACAGCGAGCCAAAGGAAACACTGCCACAAAACCCGCGGCCGCGGGGTTCACGGGCGGGCACCCCCACGCCCTCATTCACACCAGAGTCTCCGCTCCACTCCACTCCCGCTGGGCTACCGTCTCACTCTCACCCACGGCCGCCTACCGCCGGGGCCATGGCGGAAGTAGCGGCGCACGCGCTGGCGGCAATGCGGGGGCGCGGCGAGGTGGACACGTCGTCCCAGTTCGAGTCCGTGCGCCAGGCCGTCGACCGCTTCGGCGGCGGCGCCGTCTCCCCGTGGCgccagccgccgtcgccgccgccgccgctccagctCCGGCCGGAGGTCAGTCTCGCCCACCCACCCTCCCACCTCCCCGCCCGCATCTATTATCCCGCCTTTCTCTTTCGCGCAGGTGGTGGCGACGCTCTGCTGGTGGCCGTCACATCTGCTTTCCCTCTCAAAGCGCTTTCTCATTTCTGTGTTTTATAACCCTCGCTTTCCTCGCGTTCCCCGGGCCATCTGCTTCGAAATCTCGCCGCCGCAAATCGCAATCTCAAACATACCCGGTCTCCTCTTCGGTTGAGTGATTCGAGCGAGCGGCGGTTGTTGCGGGAGACCGTGACATGACGCCGTGGGGGCTCCGGGGATCCATTTCATAATGGCGTTTAGCACCAGCAGGTAGCCTGGCCGGCCCGACACTGCAAATTTTGCATCTAGTACTAAAGCTCGACTATTGGATCTTGAGGCTGGTTGGTTACGGGCATCCGGTGGAATAGGTTGTCACTTTCCCTGTTGCGAAGTAAAATTACATTAATCCTGGAAGAAATTGAGGGATAGCTGAGCGGTGAGTAGCATTTCATGGTTGGTATGCTGCGGAGGAACTGCAAGATCATGCCAGTGATGCTAGCCTAGTGGTGTAATTGCTTGGGCATCACGAGGAGGATGCGTTGTGCACTGTAAGTATACATTAACAGAGCAAGTGAAGTACTACATTACTCTGCTAGTGTGTGTCCTTGACAGTCCTTCTATGTACATTTGTACGTGTTGGGCACTGATATTTCCCCAAAAATACCATGTATGGTGGATAGTATAGTGAGGACGCTTTGGTATGAAATTTGGCGACATTGTTTTTGGCTCGAAGTCTCGAACACTGTTCTCACAGCTAGTAAATGCtccctccgttcacaaatataagatgttctaacttttttTGTGAATGggatgtatatagacatgttttagtgtgtatgttcactcatttcagtctgtatgtagtccatattgaaatgttcaaaacatcttatactccctccgtatcaaaatataagacgttCTTTGGTACAGAGGTAGTATTTGTGAATGGAGTAAACTAGTCACAAATACTAGCTTTGCAGCGGCTCATCCTGCCTTTTTGCTGCTTGATTGGTTATTGACTTCCTCACCATTTTAGAAAGAAGGCTCTTGAACTGCATATACACATCACATGTTCTTTTATTTGATAACCAGGTCATATTTTGTTGAAGATATTGTTCATGTTCCTTATTCCATTGTCGATTTCAGCTTAGGAGTTGAAGTCATGTTCCTGCTATAAATCTTTATTGTCGAATAAATAAATTGATTTTGTTTTCTATGGTGCCATTTCTTCCAGGAGGTAGAACTCATGAAAGTTGAGGAACAAACCGTGAAGGTCGAGATGGGGCTCTTTGTTAAGGAAAGCGAAACATTCAAGGTGCTGAAAGAGTTGGAGTCAACAAAGCAGGTTATTGATGACTTGAAGTTGCAGATAGAGAAGGCAACATCAAAGTGTGGAAATGCAGCAACAGATCATGCTGATACCATGAAGATACATCCACCTCCTGATATAGAACGGAAAGTGGACGACCATGCCGAGCCACTGATCCAGAGCATAAATGCCATACAGTCTCCACTAGCCACACTGATGAAGCTGAATCAGGCAAAAGCATTCCTGAACATGGACACTGTCAAGATGTTCAAGTGCCAGATAGAGGAGGAGAAAGCATCCCTCGAGAGAACCCGTGAGAGGGTGCAGTTGAATATAGAGAAAGCTTCAGCATTGGAAGCAGAGTTGAGCAAAACTGCCGCGCAGCTACAAGCAGCAAAAGACCCGAAACCTGTGCTGGAACCTTATGACATATGGCTGCAGATGAAGCAGTTGAATGCCGAAAAAGACAAGCACAGGAAGATGGTCGAGGACTCGAAGCTCGAGATTGGTGAATTGACTTCCACAATTGAGCACACAAGATCTAAGGCGAAGACTCTTCAGTTCAGGATCGTCATGGCCGATAAATTGAAGGAAGCCTCAAGGCGGGGAGAAGCTTTCGCCCTCGCGGCGATGGGAAAAAGAAGCAACGTGGAGGACCCGGAGAGCGCTACATCCGACGTCACACTTTCTGTTGAAGAACACTCCAAGCTCCTGCGCGAGGCGGAAGAATCAGAGGTTGCCTCTAGGAACAGAATAGACGCGGCAATGCAGGAGTTGGATCAGGCAAACCAGGGCAAGGTAGAACTTCTGGAAAGAGTGGACGAGGCAATGGCCGCCGTCGAGTCCAGCAGGAAGGTTCTGGAGGAGGCCCTGAAGAGGGAGGAGTCCGCAAACAAAGCTAAGCTCGCAGCCGAAGATGCTCTCCGGAGGCTGCGGTCCGACCAAATAATTCTGAACTGGCGACCGACCGGTAACAGTAACAGCAGAAATAATTCTGTGAAGTTCAAGACCTCGGCAACGCCAGCAACACCCCGAAAGGTGGGCACGGGGATCTATGACGTGAACGGCCTGAGCCTGGTGGCCACCACGCCGAAGAGCACCAAGGCCATGTCCATCGGGCAGATCCTGAGCATGAAGCTCGACTGTGAGTTTGAGACTGCCACTGGGAAGACTACTGGTAAGACGGCGAGTTcagcgaagaagaagaaggtgtCTCTGGGGCAGATGCTCAGCCAGAAGTACGAGATGTACTCGCCGATGAGGATAGATCATGATGGCGCGTCCCGCAAGCAGTTCCAGCCCAGGCGGCGCAGGCTGGGGTTCGTGGTGTACGCGCTGCTCCTGGCCAGGCAGAAGCACAGGAAGAGGCAGCAAGCCCGGGCATCCTCCTGCACCAAGGTCGTGTAGCATAGTGTAGTTAGTATCTTTCCAGACCGTAGTACTTTACTAAGCTGTGTTTTTACAACCGGAATAAATGGTGCTCCTGGTTCAGCCCACAATTTACAACcggagtactagtagtagtacatGTGTAATTAGTTGGTATATGCTATATCAAGGTGGATGTTTAGCAGCTGTTCCTGGTTCCCAAAATTTTGGTGTGATAACCTGTAAATTTTCTCTACCGGGACTCACTGAGGGCATTTGGCATTTCTAACCGATCCCAATAACCGGTTAGAGGAGTAAAACCCGGTTAGTACAGAATAAATTATCCTCAgccacaccgccgccgcccctataTTTACTCCACCGTCGATGGCCGAGTAAAAAAAAAATCCACTtcgcctcctcttcctcttctcctcCCCATCCCCCGCCGCTGGCGACTCCTCCCAACCCCCGGGTCTTTCTCCATCGCCAGCGCTCCTCACCGTCGATCCACAGCGTGGATCCGTGCCGCCACGCTCGTGGTTCGTCTTCAAGCGGCGCGTCCTCAAGCAGCCGTCGCCCCTCTGATGCGGCCACCGCCCGCCGCATCGCCGACTTCCCCGAGCTCCTTCCGCCGCGGGAACCGTAGAGGAAATACCTTGGTGTCTGCCAGCGAGCGTGGGGGACTTGGGTTGCGGAGATCACCGACTGCGAGACCCACACCAAAAAGTGGACCGGGTCATTCTACACGGCGGAGCTCGTTGCGCTCGATACGACCGGTGGCAAGTTCAGCTCCAtggcgcggcggcgcggctcgaCTTCCCGTTTGGGACGGCGCCGGTCCACCTCGTCTCGTCGGCGTCGGGTGTGGTGACCTCGGCGATGGCTCGGGAGGACCAGGAGGCGAGAAAGAACGTCGCGTCAGAGGCCGCCGATGAGGAATACATGGCAGACCTTCGCTGCTAGTCCCCCgagctcgtggaggcggagtGGGCCATCTTCGCGGAGCAGGCTGTCAACGGCGAGGTCATCGTCATATCTGACGACGAGGAGCAAGGCAGCGGCGACGACGATGGCACGGAGAAGGAGTTCGACGCCTAGGAGTGGCGGCGCATCTTCCCCGACTTCGGTGACGACAACATTGGCCTGAACCCAATGGGCGGTGGCATGTCGAGGCAAGACTGGCCTCTACAATGGcaaggatgatgatgatgaatagTCTAGATTAGGGTTTAGTGTAGTTTAAGTTTGAATTTATGTTTGAAGTTCGGTTGTCAAGACAATGTGTTCGACTAGGTTAAACTTATGTTTAAATTTATTCAAATTTCGGTCAAAACTAGGTTGAACTATGCATATTTGATTTTTACTCTGTTATATAGAGGATCGGTTAGGTCCGGCTAAATCTTACTGTTAAGAGTTTCCTCGGCCGGATCCTCGGTAGGATCAGTTAGAAATGCCCAGTACTTACCCAGGTTTATTTGTGGTTTGAAGCGTGGATGCGCCGCCGTGTTGCGTCCTCTTCCCTGCGTCGGTGGAGAGCCCTGGATCCCTCGCCGGTAATGGCCGTGGCGGCCTCGTTCCGAGTCGACGCCCTGGCCTCGCCTCTCCGGTACGTCGCTCAATCCTGGGAGTCTCGCAATACAACTCGCTCAATCCCGGCGCCGGCGTTGACAAATCTGGCCGGTTGGAGCTTGGCAGAGTTGGGGGGGATCGCCACTCTTCCAGGCCGTGGTGTTCTGGGCCGAATGTGGCAAACGGCTGTCGATGGGTCGCACCCGCAGCAAAATAGCAGCGGCCCAGATCCACGTGGCCCAAGTCCTGGCGAGCGAGAGAGGATCCGCCCAGTAGGGCAGTTACATTTCCGGCCCATGAATCGATCCGTGGGGCCCACACGTGGTCCAGTCGGTGGCCGCTGCAGAGCGCGCGAAAACGCACCCTTCCCGCCAACATCTCCCGCCTCCTCCCGCCTAAAACGCGCCCCCCTTTCGTCCCCAAATCCAAACCCACCCCCAGACCCCGCCGCCACATTCCCCACTCgcatctctccccctctccctcccgCTCCCCCCTCCCACCCCGGAAgcaccggcggcggcggcggcggcggcagccaTGGACGTCAACGAGGAGGCCATGGCGGCCAACAAGCGCGCCTTCCTCGACTTCCTCGACCAAGACGTAAGCGCGCATCTCCCCTCCGCCccttgccccctcctcccccGGCCGCTCGCCCGGCTCCTGTATGACGTTTTGTCTCTCCGTCGCCTCCGCAGGTCGGGAAGGGAGTGTACATGCAGGCCGTGCGCGACATGGTGCAGAGCAAGCGCCACCGGCTCACCATCGGCATGGACGACCTCCGCAACCACAACCTCGACCTCGCCCGCAGGTCAGTCCCCTCCGCCTCCCTTTCTCCCCTATCACGCACCGCCGATTTGCCTGGTCGATTCGGTGGTTACCCCCTTTTGTTGCATCTGTAGGGTGATACGGAGCCCCGGGGAGTTCATGCAGCCGGCGTCGGACGCCGTGACGGAGGTGGCCAGGAACCTGGATCCCAAGTTCCTCAAGGAAGGGGAGCGCGTGCTCGTGGGCTTCACCGGCCCGTTCGGCTTCCACAGGGTCACGCCCAGGGACCTCATGTCCTCCTTCATCGGCACCAT
Coding sequences within it:
- the LOC125521484 gene encoding WEB family protein At2g38370-like → MAEVAAHALAAMRGRGEVDTSSQFESVRQAVDRFGGGAVSPWRQPPSPPPPLQLRPEEVELMKVEEQTVKVEMGLFVKESETFKVLKELESTKQVIDDLKLQIEKATSKCGNAATDHADTMKIHPPPDIERKVDDHAEPLIQSINAIQSPLATLMKLNQAKAFLNMDTVKMFKCQIEEEKASLERTRERVQLNIEKASALEAELSKTAAQLQAAKDPKPVLEPYDIWLQMKQLNAEKDKHRKMVEDSKLEIGELTSTIEHTRSKAKTLQFRIVMADKLKEASRRGEAFALAAMGKRSNVEDPESATSDVTLSVEEHSKLLREAEESEVASRNRIDAAMQELDQANQGKVELLERVDEAMAAVESSRKVLEEALKREESANKAKLAAEDALRRLRSDQIILNWRPTGNSNSRNNSVKFKTSATPATPRKVGTGIYDVNGLSLVATTPKSTKAMSIGQILSMKLDCEFETATGKTTGKTASSAKKKKVSLGQMLSQKYEMYSPMRIDHDGASRKQFQPRRRRLGFVVYALLLARQKHRKRQQARASSCTKVV